The Penaeus monodon isolate SGIC_2016 chromosome 33, NSTDA_Pmon_1, whole genome shotgun sequence genome includes a window with the following:
- the LOC119594018 gene encoding broad-complex core protein isoforms 1/2/3/4/5-like: protein MMVIMIFVVSCGTRYGEARSCTALTPHFVAGGWYGRRQCDVCGKSLSSKYALQVHMRDVHTEVRRTFTCSLCNKVYASQNSYRVHMSIKHRQQQSPQVPTLPPSPHQGPL from the coding sequence atgatggtcataatgatatTTGTGGTCTCGTGCGGTACGAGGTACGGCGAGGCCAGGAGCTGCACGGCGCTCACGCCCCACTTTGTTGCAGGTGGCTGGTACGGGCGGCGCCAATGTGACGTGTGCGGCAAATCTCTTTCCTCCAAGTATGCCCTGCAGGTGCACATGCGGGACGTGCACACGGAAGTGCGCCGCACCTTCACCTGTTCCCTGTGCAACAAGGTGTACGCGTCTCAGAACTCGTACCGTGTGCACATGAGCATCAAGCATCGCCAGCAACAGTCCCCCCAGGTTCCCACCCTCCCGCCGTCGCCCCACCAGGGGCCCCTGTGA